From Sphingobium sp. EP60837, a single genomic window includes:
- a CDS encoding BLUF domain-containing protein — protein sequence MLVRSLIYVSDSNISLQSDEGQIDAIVDVSQSRNRALGVTGALMFAQTNFVHVLEGSRSAVEELMSSISCDRRHRNVRVLEEETLTCRRFPSWAMAYVGPPALVEPRLAPLLASTEATIDPFATQDMISLLRSFISLGR from the coding sequence ATGTTGGTACGGTCTCTCATCTATGTGAGCGATAGCAACATTTCGCTCCAGTCCGACGAAGGGCAAATCGACGCCATCGTCGATGTGTCACAAAGCAGAAATCGCGCGCTTGGCGTGACCGGCGCGCTCATGTTCGCACAGACCAATTTCGTGCACGTTCTGGAAGGCTCACGTTCTGCCGTAGAGGAACTGATGTCGAGCATCAGCTGCGACCGACGGCACCGGAATGTCCGGGTGCTCGAAGAAGAAACACTTACATGCAGGCGCTTCCCGAGTTGGGCGATGGCCTATGTGGGGCCACCCGCATTGGTAGAGCCTCGTCTCGCGCCCCTCCTGGCATCGACGGAAGCGACGATTGACCCCTTTGCTACCCAGGACATGATCTCTCTTCTGCGCTCATTCATCTCGTTAGGGCGGTGA
- the phbB gene encoding acetoacetyl-CoA reductase: protein MTRVAVVTGGTRGIGEAISLALKEQGCIVAANYAGNDEKARAFTDRTGIQAFRWDVADHDACLVGCAQIAETLGPIDIVINNAGITRDGVLAKMSFDDWNEVMRTNLGGCFNMAKATFGDMRARGWGRIVNIGSVNGQAGQYGQVNYAAAKSGIHGFTKALAQEGAKYGVTVNAIAPGYVDTDMVAAVPAAVLEKIVGKIPVGRLGQAAEIARGVGFLCSDHAAFITGSTLSINGGQHMY, encoded by the coding sequence ATGACCAGAGTTGCTGTTGTTACCGGAGGTACACGGGGGATTGGGGAAGCGATCAGCCTCGCATTGAAAGAACAGGGCTGTATCGTGGCCGCCAATTATGCGGGAAATGACGAGAAGGCGCGCGCGTTCACGGATCGCACCGGCATTCAAGCCTTTCGGTGGGATGTTGCTGATCATGATGCCTGCCTCGTCGGTTGCGCGCAGATCGCCGAAACATTGGGCCCCATCGATATCGTCATCAACAATGCAGGCATTACGCGAGACGGCGTTCTCGCCAAGATGAGCTTTGATGACTGGAATGAGGTCATGCGGACCAATCTTGGTGGCTGTTTCAACATGGCGAAGGCGACATTTGGAGATATGCGGGCGCGCGGCTGGGGTCGCATCGTCAATATCGGATCCGTCAACGGACAAGCGGGTCAATATGGCCAGGTGAATTACGCAGCGGCTAAATCGGGCATTCACGGTTTCACCAAGGCGCTGGCGCAGGAAGGCGCAAAATATGGCGTGACCGTGAACGCTATCGCGCCGGGTTATGTTGATACGGACATGGTTGCGGCCGTCCCAGCAGCCGTGCTTGAGAAGATCGTTGGCAAGATCCCTGTAGGTCGTCTCGGACAGGCTGCAGAGATCGCTCGCGGCGTCGGCTTTCTGTGCAGTGATCACGCCGCCTTCATCACTGGAAGTACCTTATCCATCAATGGCGGGCAGCACATGTACTGA
- a CDS encoding SOS response-associated peptidase family protein, with protein sequence MCNRAERGDTQKVLNLFGAKKGARFNEGPLQIHPAQPGTVIRLENSERVLEQMTWGFPLTQKSKKTGKPLKPKPVNNARFDKLHTYFWKWAASKPEHRCLIPTARYCEACGEPGCMTETWLSVKDQPIFAWAGLWANSDEWGSVFTGVMTDNAPDLIHIHDRSPVIIDPADWDFWLTAPLEELYRFDRPYPADRLAVEHTTTPWFQRKAVASPDQAPLL encoded by the coding sequence ATGTGCAACCGGGCTGAACGCGGCGACACGCAGAAGGTGCTGAACCTGTTTGGCGCGAAGAAGGGCGCGCGGTTCAACGAGGGGCCGCTCCAGATCCATCCAGCGCAGCCTGGCACCGTTATCCGGCTGGAAAATAGCGAACGGGTTCTGGAGCAGATGACCTGGGGCTTCCCACTGACTCAAAAGAGCAAAAAGACCGGAAAGCCGCTCAAGCCCAAGCCCGTGAACAATGCGCGGTTCGACAAGCTGCACACCTATTTCTGGAAATGGGCTGCCTCAAAGCCCGAGCATCGCTGTCTGATCCCGACCGCGCGCTACTGCGAAGCCTGCGGGGAGCCGGGCTGCATGACCGAGACATGGCTGTCGGTGAAGGATCAGCCAATCTTCGCCTGGGCGGGCCTATGGGCGAACAGCGATGAATGGGGAAGCGTCTTCACGGGCGTGATGACGGACAATGCTCCCGACCTGATCCACATTCACGATCGCTCGCCCGTTATCATCGATCCAGCAGATTGGGACTTCTGGCTCACCGCGCCGCTTGAGGAGCTATATCGGTTTGACCGGCCCTACCCTGCCGATCGACTTGCGGTGGAGCATACGACCACGCCTTGGTTCCAGAGGAAGGCGGTTGCGAGTCCGGACCAGGCGCCCCTGCTATGA
- a CDS encoding Crp/Fnr family transcriptional regulator: MSGFAQRYRQLSDGGRQIVGFHVEGDFVDLHFSMLNRASQSVQLLTPAKIADIPHGALIDLMRSRPAVAEAIWIDSLADASIIQEWVVSIGRRSARSRIAHLLCELGLRQEHAGLGHRSRIDLPLTQERLGDALGLTVVHVNRTLKLLEANGLIRRDKRTVVISDWESLADVGGFSSAYLHLASPKKARQSSTMASSKSPTLFE, encoded by the coding sequence GTGAGCGGCTTTGCGCAGCGGTACCGGCAGCTGTCGGACGGCGGCAGGCAGATTGTCGGCTTTCATGTCGAAGGCGATTTCGTCGATCTGCATTTTTCGATGCTCAATCGCGCCAGCCAGAGCGTGCAACTGCTCACCCCCGCGAAAATCGCCGACATCCCGCACGGCGCCCTCATTGATCTTATGCGTAGTCGACCGGCAGTTGCAGAAGCGATCTGGATCGACTCGCTAGCGGACGCCTCGATCATCCAGGAGTGGGTGGTCAGCATAGGCCGCCGCAGCGCGCGCTCGCGTATCGCGCATCTTTTGTGCGAACTTGGTCTGAGGCAGGAGCATGCCGGGCTTGGACACCGGTCCCGAATTGATCTTCCTCTCACTCAGGAGCGCCTGGGGGATGCGCTGGGTTTGACGGTCGTTCACGTGAACCGCACATTGAAGTTGTTGGAAGCGAATGGGTTGATCAGGCGGGACAAACGCACTGTGGTCATTTCCGATTGGGAGTCGCTGGCGGATGTCGGGGGATTTTCATCTGCCTATCTTCACCTCGCTTCGCCCAAGAAGGCCCGGCAGTCCTCGACAATGGCATCTTCTAAAAGCCCGACGCTGTTCGAATAG